CCAGCTCATCGGCGATCTCACCCGAGCGGTCGGGAGAGCCGTCGTCGATGATGATGACCTCATATTCCTCGCAAAGGGACGACAGGAGCGCTACCGCTTTCTCGGTCACGGTACGCACCGTGCGCTCGTCGCGGTACACTGGAAAGAAGAGGCTCACTTTCAAATCGTCCATCGAGCCCTCAGAAGGAGATCCGCCGGTAGAGAGTCCACGGAGTCGCACGAAGCGTGAGACGGACCCACCGCCAGTACCCGGGGTAATAGACGACCCCGACGTCCCGGTCGAGGTGCCTCACGACTCGCTCGGCCAGTCGTTCGGGCGAGGCCTTGGGAAAGAGCTTCGTCCTCCCCGAGGCCTGTGTCGTGTCGAGATAGCCGAGAACATAGAGCTGCACGAAGACCCCGCTTCCGGCGCACGCGTGTCTGAGGCTCTCGAAGTAGCTTTCCAGGGCCCGCTTCGCGGCCGCATAGACGACGTTCGCTCCGCGTCCCCGAGCGGAAGCGATGCTTCCGAAGCCGACGATCACACCGCCTCGACCGGCCCTCATCGCCGATAACGAACGGCTCACCACCTCGACGATGCTGAGGAAGTTCGCCCGGACGAGCTCCTCCGCTCGCGCGGGGTCGAGGGTTCCTCGGTCGTCCGTGTCCACCACACCGATGGGAAAGAACAGGCCGTCGGGATCCTCGAGTCCCTCCATGGCTTTGCTGGCTCCTTCGCGCGACGCGTCCCATTCGAGCGTTTTCACGCTCGCTCCCCACCTCAGGCGCAGATCGGACGCCAAGGCGTTCAGGTCGCGGGCGTCCGACGAGGCAATGACCAGCTCGTGTCCGCCCACCGCGAGACGATGGCATAACGCGCGGCCCAGTCCCCCCGAGGCACCCATAACGAAACAGTTCAAATCCCGAGTCTCTGCGACAGCTCGCTTCGGAACAAACGCTCGGGGTCGAAGGCATGGATTCGCTCGCGAAACTCGTCGTACCCCGAATAACAGGCACGGGCCGTCTCCGCCGAAAGTCTCGAATCCTTGACGAGGTTGGGAACCCCGGAAGCCGCGACGCAGACTTCGTCGAGGGTCGCGAGGAACTTTCTCGTATCCGGCGTGCGGGCAAAATCAACCGTGACACAGACTCCGTCACCCTCGAACCTGAGGAGGCGTCGGTTTCCCCGAAACAACTTCATCGAGACGATCACCGACGGCGCTCGATGCCGAAGGAGCGACGCCTCGAGCTCCGACAGGAACGATTCGGCGGCGGCAAAAGGGACAATGACCTGAAACTCGGCAAGTCCTCGACGGCCGAACAGCAAGAAGTACGTGCTGCGAAGAGCCAATGGGAACGTCGCGTCAAAGAGAGAAATGGAACCTTTCGCCGGTCGGGCTCGTTCGACCGACCAGAAACCGCTCGTCAGCAGGCTCGAGCCCAGCCCTCCCAGGAACGACACCGGAAAGCGCCGTCGCGTCGCTGCGTCCAGACGGCGGTATCGGCGCGGTGTGTCGCGGTAGGACGCACCGGGCGTGATATCACCCCGATACACGAAGCCCCTTCCGAACGTCCTGCCGCGCGGCACGCCATCATGCCACGTATACACGAAAGCGCTCTCCGGTGTCACCGATTGAAGCGGCTCGAGCGCGGCGGCGAGACTCCCCACCTCGGAACGCTGGATCGTCACCGTGAAGCCCGGGAGCTCCACCAGCCGGAGCTTGG
The sequence above is a segment of the Vicinamibacteria bacterium genome. Coding sequences within it:
- a CDS encoding SDR family NAD(P)-dependent oxidoreductase, whose translation is MNCFVMGASGGLGRALCHRLAVGGHELVIASSDARDLNALASDLRLRWGASVKTLEWDASREGASKAMEGLEDPDGLFFPIGVVDTDDRGTLDPARAEELVRANFLSIVEVVSRSLSAMRAGRGGVIVGFGSIASARGRGANVVYAAAKRALESYFESLRHACAGSGVFVQLYVLGYLDTTQASGRTKLFPKASPERLAERVVRHLDRDVGVVYYPGYWRWVRLTLRATPWTLYRRISF
- a CDS encoding FAD-binding oxidoreductase is translated as MIEALDHGNPLISRGGGYSYAAASFGPGCLVVDMTRFNRILGFDESARVIEVEAGMTLGELLAFTAPKGLFLPVVPGYPDITIGGSVAANVHGKCPFSEGTFERVVESLTLFHPRHGTLTLDRRENRDLFELTCGGMGLTGIILSAKLRLVELPGFTVTIQRSEVGSLAAALEPLQSVTPESAFVYTWHDGVPRGRTFGRGFVYRGDITPGASYRDTPRRYRRLDAATRRRFPVSFLGGLGSSLLTSGFWSVERARPAKGSISLFDATFPLALRSTYFLLFGRRGLAEFQVIVPFAAAESFLSELEASLLRHRAPSVIVSMKLFRGNRRLLRFEGDGVCVTVDFARTPDTRKFLATLDEVCVAASGVPNLVKDSRLSAETARACYSGYDEFRERIHAFDPERLFRSELSQRLGI